Proteins found in one Plasmodium knowlesi strain H genome assembly, chromosome: 12 genomic segment:
- a CDS encoding ribosomal protein L20, mitochondrial, putative yields MKLPREVVFQVAKGFRGRSKGCFKIARSRAMKALLHSYIMRRQRYRRLRVHWVATINRACREWNFTYAHFMNSLLNNNIMLNRKSLSSLCYTEPISFKSLVDESKYVFFQRKLKFRDISQL; encoded by the exons ATGAAACTGCCGAGGGAAGTTGTTTTTCAAGTTGCGAAAGGGTTTCGAGGGAGGAGCAAGGGATGTTTTAAAATTGCGAGGAGCAGGGCCATGAAGGCTCTGCTGCATTCGTATATTATGAGACGCCAACGGTATAGGAGACTGCGG GTACACTGGGTAGCCACCATAAACAGGGCCTGCAGGGAGTGGAACTTCACATACGCCCACTTTATGAACAGTCTTCttaacaacaacatcatGCTAAATAGGAAGAGCTTGAGTAGTTTGTGCTACACGGAGCCTATAAGTTTCAAATCTCTAGTGGACGAATCGaagtatgttttttttcagagGAAGCTTAAGTTTAGAGATATCTCACAGTTATGA
- a CDS encoding DNA repair metallo-beta-lactamase protein, putative has protein sequence MVEDNIHVIQNDPLIIVDKFPYTRKKDRVTDEEEEKKKKITKIYFLTHFHADHYTNINKYFHENVFSSTITKKLLTNIIGVNEKYIHNLKINKNYHVFNFEVIFIDANHCPGSVIIYFEFANGTKIIHTGDFRYSNVHTFLIKKVLSSKRNEQNGKQKLEKLSPTKSEEQIIKGELSTEMKTNFSWKGNQYNIHFSSEHLNIYKRKTYIVNFEEFRIAYLKNVEDLIWGLKNVRKEFYFYDSIEKENYFNFFIYVDLSLYFNQNEVDILLFHDGNKRLNENVIINEDNVKNIRFVSISDEDRLEDGTSPQDTESSVLTKRELLHHFSDKCPLNLNRGNGVKCDRTNGENGKVKKEEDIDVKESRFTYEHTIEEKKTVIKEKKEIDSNLIKLEYVKGGKEISTPCEVKESEEDSNYIRTIYLDTTYALSKNNLFAPQMYLINFIIYICKKKVRENFAQAVGVTVKKGGKHKTNLARTGKRTRAHKYKENAWGGKKVGRTNDDEKNGITTHGAEKSEVNEVGNRDEKESGGEGTPAKKTLFMFGTYNLGKEKIYLSVSEACNMKIHFRNEKKKTIIQSFLHNKNILNRITDNKLEAQIHIVDINYSYIFPKIEKEKFKNLIDEEIEKEFDSFYYIIPTGWVKKYSFYQNKEISIFLIPYSEHSNLSELENFVKSIKPCNIIPTVFYNPKEKTRILNMFNSCLNLQREVMNFLKISDERCLVRNKKISKRSEKTNHERKQIVGGNIGGGKNSNDSSQSKLTSFFPLIKRKKG, from the exons ATGGTTGAAGATAACATACATGTGATTCAGAATGACCCCCTGATTATCGTAGATAAATTCCCCTACACCAGGAAGAAGGATAGAGTCACAG acgaagaagaagaaaaaaaaaaaaaaatcaccaagATATATTTCCTAACTCATTTCCATGCCGATCATTACACcaacataaataaatactTCCATGAGAACGTCTTTTCGTCGACCATAACAAAAAAGTTGTTAACAAACATAATTGGAGTAAATgagaaatatatacacaatttaaaaattaataagaATTACCATGTTTTCAATTTCGAAGTAATTTTTATCGACGCAAATCATTGTCCTGGATCTGTAATTATCTATTTTGAATTTGCAAACGGAACAAAAATCATACACACAGGTGATTTCCGTTATTCCAATGTTCATAcctttttgataaaaaaagtgttaagttctaaaaggaatgaacaaaatggaaaacagaAATTGGAAAAGTTGAGTCCTACAAAATCGGAGGAACAAATCATCAAGGGGGAGTTGTCCACCGAGATGAAGACGAACTTTTCATGGAAGGGCAATCAGTATAACATCCATTTTAGTAGTGAacatttaaatatttataaaagaaaaacttaCATTGTAAATTTTGAAGAGTTTAGAATagcttatttaaaaaatgtggaagattTAATTTGGGGACTTAAAAATGTGagaaaagaattttatttttatgattccattgaaaaggaaaattattttaactttttcatttacgTAGATTTGTCTCTATATTTTAATCAGAACGAAGTAGacattttacttttccatGATGGCAATAAAAGGTTAAACGAGAACGTGATAATTAATGAGGATAACGTAAAGAACATTCGCTTTGTTTCCATCTCTGATGAAGATAGGTTAGAAGATGGAACGAGTCCGCAGGATACAGAATCCTCAGTTTtgacaaaaagggaattgCTTCACCATTTTTCCGATAAATGCCCGTTGAATCTTAATAGAGGAAATGGCGTCAAGTGTGATAGGACGAATGGAGAAAAcggaaaggtaaaaaaggaagaggacaTTGACGTGAAGGAGTCTCGCTTTACATATGAGCATACCattgaagaaaagaagacagtgataaaagagaaaaaggaaatcgaTAGTAATCTCATCAAACTGGAATATGTCAAaggtggaaaagaaataagtaCCCCTTGTGAGGTGAAGGAATCGGAAGAAGACTCCAATTATATAAGGACCATTTACCTGGACACAACGTATGCTCTgtcgaaaaataatttgtttgCGCCGCAGATGTATTtgattaattttattatttatatatgtaagaaaaaagtgagagAAAATTTCGCCCAAGCGGTCGGCGTCACGGtaaagaagggggggaagcaCAAGACTAACCTTGCTAGGACGGGCAAACGAACTCGCGCGCATAAATATAAGGAAAACGcatggggaggaaaaaaagtgggtAGAACAAACGACGATGAAAAGAATGGGATAACTACACATGGCGCGGAAAAGAGCGAAGTCAATGAAGTGGGGAATAGGGATGAGAAGGAAtcagggggagaaggaaccCCTGCAAAGAAGACCCTATTCATGTTTGGAACCTACAATctggggaaggaaaaaatttatctaAGCGTATCTGAGGCGTGCAACATGAAAATACATTtcaggaatgaaaaaaaaaaaacaataattCAGTCCTTCTTAcacaataaaaatatattaaatagAATAACAGACAATAAGTTGGAAGCACAGATCCACATAGTTGACATTAATTATTCGTATATATTCcctaaaattgaaaaagaaaaatttaaaaatttaatagaCGAAGAAATCGAAAAAGAATTTGATTCCTTCTATTACATTATCCCCACAGGATgggtgaaaaaatattccttctatcaaaataaggaaatctccatttttttaatcccaTATAGTGAACATTCGAATTTATCAGAATtggaaaattttgtaaaatctATCAAACCTTGTAATATAATTCCTACTGTGTTTTATAACCCGAAGGAAAAGACAAGGATCCTGAACATGTTCAACTCGTGCCTGAACTTACAGCGGGAAgttatgaattttttaaaaatatctgATGAGCGTTGTTTGgtcaggaataaaaaaatatccaaaAGGAGCGAAAAAACGAATCACGAGCGAAAACAAATTGTAGGAGGTAATattggagggggaaaaaattccaatGATAGCAGCCAATCCAAGTTGACatcgttttttcctttaataaagaggaagaagggtTGA
- a CDS encoding splicing factor 3A subunit 1, putative — translation MEKAAVKGSLFDDDVDVNNYDVMRRRLDFLQGEMTMPPNSMKSVIDKTAAFVKKNGKIFEQKIYKEKEKQFSFINPSHPYFYYYQYKLHELFIGAEEKTLIPKAILEIKKREDQNKASNNEHILKICDFIKEDNKQEKNKIIYAINDQSNEEIPQGKEEKIEVKEDIYTVTTPFISSVDVDLIKTTALFVARNGNQFLNELIDREKNNNQYDFLRANNLYFNYFSKLIDIYVKCLLPNDDIIDKLKKYSTNKNDIINYSYSIYNFNMKKKEEEERKMEQKTKCDTFYDWTNFSVVETITFDENDDYLPQSIDFNNVENYVLSQLFDTDKKYTNLEKIKNISYHDSNVNKTVYGDDDMMERMDNETFDADTDKQYTDQTGEEEYYENGVGQIKMKGKHDSNGYEEESLDSSQEKENVGGKKHVKQGPKGTKMKEENNDAEGDNTLDEEQVAERKVGEEDDDDDENEEKIIVVKNYEKSKKHRLNNQNMHLCPITNQPIDINDMTKHLKTLLLDPQWKEQKDKLYEKAKKEASFTPLEDIEGNLSLFVINRPDLFGSIDEEINEHTLNENKKNTKNMKTNKKEEDVYSYIHNIYNKILPGPSMAHYPQNAESTKKDSIEQKSKKQRKG, via the coding sequence atggagaaggccGCAGTTAAGGGAAGCCTATTCGATGACGATGTGGACGTGAACAATTATGATGTTATGCGGAGGAGACTCGACTTCCTGCAGGGAGAAATGACCATGCCACCAAACAGCATGAAAAGTGTTATTGACAAAACAGCCGctttcgttaaaaaaaatggaaaaatattcgagcaaaaaatatacaaggagaaggagaaacaatTCAGTTTTATAAATCCCTCACATCCCTACTTTTACTATTATCAGTACAAACTACATGAGCTATTCATAGGCGCAGAGGAAAAAACTTTAATCCCCAAAGCCAttttagaaataaaaaaaagagaagatcAAAACAAAGCCAGTAATAATGAAcacatattaaaaatatgcgattttataaaagaagacaataaacaggaaaaaaataaaattatttatgcCATAAATGATCAGTCGAATGAGGAAATTCCtcaagggaaagaagaaaaaattgaagtaaaggaagataTATACACAGTTACAACTCCATTTATCAGCTCAGTGGATGTCGATTTAATCAAAACAACAGCATTATTTGTTGCAAGGAATGGAAATCAATTTTTGAATGAACTCATagatagagaaaaaaacaacaatcAGTATGATTTTCTGCGAGCAAATAatctttattttaattatttttcaaaacttatcgatatatatgtaaagtGCCTACTACCAAATGATGACATAAtagacaaattaaaaaaatattccacgaacaaaaatgatattaTAAACTACTCATACAgtatttacaattttaatatgaaaaagaaggaagaagaagaaaggaaaatggagcaaaaaacaaaatgtgaTACCTTCTACGATTGGACTAACTTCTCCGTTGTAGAAACAATTACCTTTGATGAAAATGACGATTATCTTCCTCAGTCCATTGACTTTAACAATGTCGAAAATTATGTCCTAAGCCAGCTATTCGATACGGATAAAAAGTACacaaatttggaaaaaatcaaaaacaTCTCTTATCATGATAGCAATGTAAACAAAACAGTTTACGGAGATGACGACATGATGGAACGAATGGACAATGAAACATTTGATGCAGATACGGATAAGCAGTATACCGATCAAACAGGAGAGGAAGAATATTACGAAAATGGTGTGGgacaaattaaaatgaaaggaaaacatgATAGCAATGGATACGAAGAAGAGTCCTTAGATAGCTCccaagaaaaggaaaacgttGGCGGTAAAAAACACGTTAAACAGGGaccaaaaggaacaaaaatgaaagaagaaaataatgacGCAGAAGGCGATAACACATTGGATGAAGAGCAAGTTGCGGAAAGGAAGGTCGGTGAAGAAgacgatgacgatgatgaaaatgaagaaaaaatcataGTTGTaaagaattatgaaaaatcaaaaaaacaTCGCCTAAACAATCAAAACATGCACTTGTGCCCAATCACAAATCAACCAATTGACATCAACGATATGACGAAACATTTGAAAACCTTATTATTGGATCCGCAGtggaaggaacagaaagaTAAGCTCTATGAAAAGGCAAAGAAGGAAGCATCCTTTACTCCCCTTGAAGACATTGAAGGAAATTTATCTCTTTTTGTCATCAACAGACCAGATCTTTTTGGCTCCATTGACGAAGAAATTAATGAACACacattaaatgaaaataaaaagaacacCAAGAATATGAAGACCaataagaaggaggaagacgtCTACAGTTATATTcataatatatacaataaAATTCTACCTGGGCCATCCATGGCACACTACCCTCAAAATGCAGAGAGTACGAAAAAGGACTCTATTGAacagaaaagtaaaaaacaaagaaaaggataa
- a CDS encoding vacuole membrane protein 1, putative yields MNSYEAKKRELYWKRKDINLYYHPIKTIKLFFLELKNIISNTYQKNKKYNKVIFLSIILVLLLFKIRHKYYYLDNFLIYIECIIWWLSLGILSSIGLGCGMHSGVLFLFPHIYFICSTSDYCYSLNFDSRVNMWGSLLTSGNYFKCITTNDGNITLSRLFMKVYPYCLVWGIGTALGELPPYITSYYASKSKLNDEDYEEFEKDIKEGKRNIVIAMKIWMIDFIKKHGSISVFLLSCWPNVMFDMCGICCGHFLMPFQNFFIPLLLGKAIVKTIFQSIFLIFVFSNNYKEMQLKMSQKALSIFPLHRIFKNIDPSSLEDYIDEKISILKYGQRTKSKMDIMFLFNIFFFVVLIFFFISCVNQIAQKYQKNIDNEELKKYKSGKDEILTKKSKK; encoded by the exons ATGAATTCGTACGAAGCTAAAAAGAGGGAGCTTTATTGGAAGAGGAAAGATATAAATCTATATTACCATCCCATCAAGACgataaaacttttttttttagaactgAAAAATATCATTTCTAATACCTaccagaaaaataaaaaatacaacaaggTAATATTCCTTAGCATAATATTGGTATTGCTTTTGTTCAAAATAAGACATAAATATTATTACTTGGATaactttttaatatatatagaatgcATAATATGGTGGTTATCATTGGGAATTTTAAGTAGCATTGGTCTAGGGTGCGGTATGCACTCGGGGGTACTGTTTCTGTTTCCacacatttatttcatttgctCAACTTCGGACTATTGCTATTCGTTGAACTTTGACTCCAGGGTGAATATGTGGGGTTCCTTGCTGACATCCGGCAATTACTTTAAG TGTATAACTACGAACGATGGGAATATAACCTTGTCAAGATTATTCATGAAGGTTTATCCTTATTGTCTGGTGTGGGGAATTGGAACCGCCCTCGGGGAACTACCACCGTACATCACGTCATATTACGCATCCAAG TCTAAACTGAACGACGAGGATTATGAAGAATTCGAAAAGGacataaaagaaggaaaaagaaacatagTAATCGCCATGAAAATATGGATGATagattttattaaaaagcaCGGATCCAtttctgttttccttttgtcaTGCTGGCCAAATG TGATGTTTGATATGTGCGGAATTTGCTGTGGGCACTTTTTGATGCCTTTCCAGAACTTCTTCATTCCGCTGCTTCTAGGGAAGGCCATTGTTAAAACCATATTTCAGAGCATCTTCCTAATTTTTGTATTCTCAAATAATTACAAAGAAATGCAGTTAAAAATGAGCCAGAAGGCGTTATCCATTTTCCCCTTACATcggatttttaaaaacattgACCCGTCTTCTCTCGAGGATTATATAGATGAGAAAATCTCGATTTTGAAATATGGGCAGAGAACAAAATCCAAAATGGAtattatgtttttatttaacatatttttttttgtagtacttatatttttttttatttcctgtGTAAATCAGATAGCCCAGAAGTACCAGAag aacATCGACAATgaagaattgaaaaagtacaaaagtGGGAAAGACGAAATTTTAACGAAGAAATCAAAGAAATGa